Proteins encoded by one window of Methanoculleus thermophilus:
- a CDS encoding J domain-containing protein, whose translation METYYDILGVRKDATPDEIRAAYRRLAKQYHPDINPDPNASERFILIQQAYETLIDPDARVRYDLALQRGSASGQYGPFQWYRPGGQTIWTQRFSWQREMPRSGMGRIGSIVLLFGVGILIVLMLMLSLIFRLAAGGRRQQDS comes from the coding sequence GTGGAAACCTATTACGATATTCTGGGCGTCCGGAAAGACGCCACGCCAGATGAGATCCGGGCGGCGTACCGGCGGCTTGCAAAACAGTACCACCCGGATATCAATCCTGACCCAAACGCGAGTGAGCGATTCATCCTCATCCAGCAGGCATATGAGACTCTGATCGATCCGGATGCCCGGGTGCGCTACGATCTTGCCCTCCAGCGCGGCAGCGCATCTGGACAATATGGCCCATTTCAGTGGTACCGCCCAGGCGGGCAGACGATCTGGACGCAGAGATTCTCGTGGCAGAGAGAGATGCCGAGATCGGGGATGGGCCGGATCGGCTCTATCGTCCTCCTCTTCGGTGTCGGTATCCTGATCGTCCTCATGCTCATGCTCTCACTCATATTTCGTCTTGCCGCCGGGGGCAGACGGCAGCAGGATTCATAA
- a CDS encoding rubredoxin, whose protein sequence is MEKVKRYRCKYCNYIYSPLRGEPHRGIPAGTAFEDLPEDYICPVCGATGKGPIGAWGFEPWEPTRYVCKICGYVYDKKRGEPLRGYPKGTAFEDLPEDYTCPICGMDPKITSFYGPVGKSQFDPILDV, encoded by the coding sequence ATGGAGAAGGTGAAGCGATACCGGTGCAAGTACTGCAACTACATCTACTCCCCGCTGCGGGGAGAGCCGCACCGCGGCATCCCGGCAGGCACCGCGTTTGAGGATCTGCCGGAGGACTATATCTGTCCCGTCTGCGGCGCGACCGGGAAAGGACCTATCGGCGCATGGGGGTTCGAACCCTGGGAGCCGACGAGGTACGTCTGCAAGATCTGCGGTTATGTGTATGACAAAAAGCGGGGCGAACCGCTCCGGGGCTACCCAAAAGGCACCGCGTTCGAAGACCTTCCGGAGGATTACACCTGCCCCATCTGCGGAATGGATCCGAAGATCACAAGTTTCTATGGACCTGTCGGTAAATCGCAGTTTGACCCAATTCTGGATGTCTAA
- a CDS encoding FKBP-type peptidyl-prolyl cis-trans isomerase → MKGYTNGILLLIAGIFAVFVLSPGCIGNEDAEDRAKSGDLVKVHYTGTFDNGTVFDSSMGGEPLEFTVGGGEMIPGFDAAVVGMRIGETKTVRIPADQAYGPYQEELVFVTDPAGITGGENLTVGDQVAITLADGRAIPGRVTNISPGEVTIDANHPLAGEDLTFVINLVEIG, encoded by the coding sequence ATGAAAGGATATACTAACGGCATCCTGCTGCTGATTGCGGGGATCTTCGCGGTCTTCGTTCTCAGCCCGGGGTGTATAGGAAACGAAGATGCAGAGGATCGGGCAAAAAGCGGAGACCTGGTGAAAGTCCACTATACCGGCACTTTTGATAACGGGACGGTCTTTGACAGTTCTATGGGGGGTGAACCGCTCGAGTTTACCGTTGGCGGGGGTGAGATGATCCCGGGGTTCGATGCAGCCGTTGTAGGGATGCGGATCGGAGAGACGAAGACTGTTCGTATCCCCGCTGACCAGGCATACGGCCCATATCAGGAGGAACTCGTCTTCGTCACAGATCCAGCCGGGATCACCGGCGGTGAGAACCTGACAGTCGGTGATCAGGTTGCTATAACACTGGCTGACGGGCGGGCAATCCCCGGAAGGGTTACCAATATCTCGCCCGGCGAAGTCACCATCGACGCAAACCATCCCCTTGCGGGAGAAGATCTCACGTTCGTCATCAATCTTGTTGAGATAGGATAG
- a CDS encoding tetratricopeptide repeat protein, giving the protein MDFFGNILGQGKNANPSIKQGNSQFEAGNYTEAVKSFEKALKIDPENGTLRLSMGQALACLGRDREAAEWLRKALESSPGDIEILRELGHVLARTGDYKEAAECFAAIVKEKPADTNAWYWHGEMLERSGQYADATQSYRRVLERDPENPVLLEKIGGLYERTGNYREAAGCYERVLRMRPDSISTLVKKGCALLYQGDYPEAIEVFSRVLDAEPKSLDALYGKALALEHLGRIQDAADCYGAIADIEPDSTPTWYHRGSLLLRAGEYTEAAECFGKVALANPDHIPARYSMGMIHDALGRYDRAVKSFDQILKHDQSQVQVWCARGIALFHLGQYAEAVHSFDRVLDSQAMTGMKWIGSGTDLALFEQDRAETPRKQAPSISDALSRVILNYRGTALLHLGQYAKAENDFKRILEGDPGNITALQQRSIALIHLGRYGEANTCLDTILAKEPHNVIALLSKADVLESLGRYDDLLACLDQIRDIRGDSPHLMQRRGEAQMRLQQYEKAAETFDLLYKSCPGSAAAAKGLGDALLHLGKYEEALNHFDQVLGAYPADRVALSGRITALEYLGRYAEALESVSLMEERDPGDAWLFTLKARLLERLGRYAEAADCYDALLETDPDNGGYLLNLGIVLATLGRYDEAAERFRQAIKANPDDLLAWFSRGRALERMGEYADAAECYAKVTAGRPKDTGAWFAQAVALARLGRHQEAIKCCEKVLTSDPSNAAILKIRADMLEAVGKHAEAKNAYEHYLKISPDDRGALMAFGAALERSGKFDDAIKQYALILERDERDVEAWYALERALVHMGRYEEALECSDGIIEANPENRAAWQRRGEILMWLGRYADAVECFEKVIKADSADTLTLCKLGEAYEKAGNYEEALAAYTQVLDREPKNIETLHACSSVLIHLGRYNEAVRTIDKIIALQAEDPAALFMRGTVLEKMGRYNEALKSYEKALSANPKNAAIWNAFGALMSSLGRQADALGAFEKAIELGDGDVNAWLCKGIALDHLGKFDQAVACYEKVLESDPHHLRAWYLKGRALDRQGRLAEAVECFKKALENEEKP; this is encoded by the coding sequence ATGGATTTCTTCGGTAATATTCTGGGTCAGGGGAAGAATGCAAACCCTTCAATAAAGCAGGGAAACTCTCAGTTTGAGGCCGGGAACTACACTGAGGCGGTAAAGAGTTTCGAGAAGGCGCTCAAGATCGATCCCGAGAACGGCACCCTCAGACTATCGATGGGTCAGGCGCTTGCATGCCTTGGTAGAGACCGCGAGGCCGCAGAATGGTTAAGGAAGGCTCTTGAGTCCTCTCCAGGCGATATCGAGATACTGCGGGAATTGGGGCATGTCCTTGCCCGGACTGGGGACTACAAAGAGGCGGCAGAGTGTTTCGCCGCCATCGTTAAAGAAAAACCTGCAGACACGAATGCCTGGTACTGGCACGGGGAGATGCTCGAGAGGAGCGGCCAGTATGCCGATGCGACGCAATCCTACAGACGGGTACTCGAGAGGGACCCGGAGAACCCTGTTCTTCTGGAAAAGATTGGAGGATTGTACGAGCGAACAGGGAACTACCGCGAAGCAGCGGGCTGTTACGAACGAGTCCTCAGGATGAGACCGGACAGTATCAGTACGCTCGTAAAGAAAGGGTGCGCCCTCCTGTATCAGGGGGACTACCCGGAGGCTATCGAGGTATTTAGCCGGGTGCTTGATGCAGAGCCAAAGAGCCTTGACGCCCTCTACGGTAAAGCTTTGGCGCTTGAGCATCTTGGCCGGATTCAGGACGCCGCTGACTGCTATGGAGCGATCGCTGACATTGAGCCCGACAGCACCCCCACCTGGTATCACCGCGGCTCACTCCTCCTCCGCGCGGGAGAGTACACCGAAGCGGCGGAGTGCTTTGGTAAAGTCGCCCTCGCCAACCCGGACCACATCCCGGCGCGTTACTCCATGGGGATGATCCATGATGCGCTTGGCCGCTACGACCGGGCGGTCAAGAGTTTCGACCAGATTCTTAAGCATGATCAGAGCCAGGTGCAGGTGTGGTGCGCACGCGGCATCGCGCTCTTCCACCTTGGCCAGTACGCCGAGGCGGTACATTCGTTCGACCGTGTTCTCGACAGCCAGGCGATGACCGGGATGAAATGGATCGGGAGCGGCACTGATCTAGCGCTTTTTGAGCAGGATAGAGCGGAGACCCCGCGGAAACAAGCGCCATCGATCTCCGATGCCCTGAGCCGGGTCATCCTGAACTACCGGGGAACAGCTCTGCTTCACCTCGGGCAGTACGCAAAAGCTGAGAATGATTTCAAGCGCATCCTCGAGGGCGATCCCGGGAACATCACCGCCTTGCAGCAGCGCAGCATCGCGCTCATCCATCTTGGCAGGTATGGCGAGGCCAACACCTGCCTGGACACGATCCTCGCAAAAGAACCGCATAACGTCATTGCCCTCTTATCAAAAGCTGACGTCCTCGAAAGCCTCGGCAGATACGATGATCTGCTCGCCTGTCTTGACCAGATACGGGATATCAGAGGGGATAGCCCCCATCTCATGCAGAGAAGGGGAGAGGCCCAGATGCGCCTCCAGCAGTATGAAAAGGCTGCGGAGACGTTCGATCTCCTCTATAAGTCCTGCCCCGGAAGTGCTGCAGCGGCGAAAGGTCTCGGCGACGCACTCCTGCACCTTGGTAAGTACGAAGAGGCGCTCAACCACTTTGACCAGGTACTTGGGGCGTACCCGGCCGACAGGGTCGCCCTTTCAGGGAGGATCACGGCTCTTGAGTATCTTGGCCGGTATGCAGAGGCGCTCGAGTCGGTCAGCCTGATGGAAGAGAGAGATCCGGGAGATGCCTGGTTATTCACCTTGAAGGCGCGGCTGCTTGAGAGGCTTGGGAGATATGCGGAAGCTGCCGATTGTTATGATGCGCTTCTTGAAACCGATCCGGATAACGGCGGATATCTGCTGAACCTTGGGATTGTCCTTGCCACGCTGGGGCGATACGATGAGGCTGCCGAGCGGTTCAGGCAGGCCATCAAAGCCAATCCTGACGACCTCCTTGCATGGTTCAGTCGCGGTCGGGCTCTGGAGCGGATGGGAGAGTATGCGGATGCAGCAGAGTGTTATGCAAAAGTGACCGCCGGGCGACCAAAAGATACCGGGGCCTGGTTTGCACAGGCTGTCGCACTCGCACGGCTCGGAAGGCATCAGGAAGCGATCAAATGCTGTGAGAAGGTGCTCACATCCGACCCCTCGAACGCAGCGATCTTAAAGATTCGGGCGGATATGCTGGAAGCCGTAGGCAAACATGCAGAAGCGAAAAATGCATACGAGCATTACCTCAAGATCTCTCCCGACGATCGGGGCGCACTGATGGCGTTTGGTGCGGCGCTCGAACGGAGCGGGAAGTTCGACGATGCAATCAAGCAATACGCGCTGATCCTCGAGAGAGATGAGCGTGATGTTGAGGCATGGTACGCCCTTGAGAGGGCCCTTGTGCATATGGGTCGATACGAAGAGGCACTGGAGTGTTCCGACGGCATCATCGAGGCGAACCCGGAGAACCGGGCAGCCTGGCAACGACGCGGAGAGATCCTCATGTGGCTCGGGCGCTATGCCGATGCGGTGGAGTGCTTCGAGAAGGTGATCAAAGCCGATTCGGCGGATACCCTCACCCTGTGCAAACTCGGGGAAGCTTACGAGAAGGCTGGAAACTACGAGGAGGCGCTCGCCGCCTATACACAGGTGCTCGATCGGGAACCGAAGAACATCGAGACCCTTCACGCCTGTTCCTCCGTCCTCATTCATCTCGGCCGCTACAACGAAGCGGTCAGGACAATCGACAAGATCATAGCCCTTCAGGCCGAGGATCCTGCCGCGCTCTTTATGAGGGGAACGGTGCTTGAGAAGATGGGCAGGTACAACGAGGCCCTGAAGAGCTATGAGAAGGCGCTCTCAGCCAATCCGAAGAATGCGGCAATCTGGAACGCTTTCGGGGCGCTCATGAGTTCGCTCGGACGGCAAGCCGATGCCCTTGGTGCGTTTGAGAAGGCGATCGAACTGGGTGACGGGGACGTCAATGCCTGGCTCTGCAAGGGCATCGCCCTCGATCACCTCGGGAAGTTCGATCAGGCGGTCGCCTGTTACGAGAAGGTCCTCGAGTCGGATCCACACCATCTCCGGGCATGGTACCTGAAAGGACGGGCACTTGATCGTCAGGGTAGGCTTGCAGAGGCAGTGGAGTGCTTCAAGAAGGCGCTCGAGAACGAGGAAAAACCATGA